One genomic window of uncultured delta proteobacterium includes the following:
- the zraR gene encoding Transcriptional regulatory protein ZraR → MKHILVVDDEKALRLMVRAVLEDAGWRVTEAASAEEALSALAKPEGATVRVILLDVGMPGMSGHDLLPLLRKDHSGIPVVMLTAFGTVGSAVEAMKNGAFDYLTKPADNDELVTVAEKALEQARLLQENTMLRERVAGSDPLAALVGTSFPMRRVHEFIRQAGPSEATVLILGESGTGKELIADALHALSPRAPHTLVKINCAALPPHLLESELFGYAKGAFTGAVKDKPGRFQLADKGTIFLDEIGEMPAEVQAKLLRALQERIVEPLGSVRPVSVDVRIIAATNRDLVRAVRDGSFREDLYFRLNVLEIVAPPLRERLEDLPALASALLQRLCKKNRKDIRGISPAALEALGRYAWPGNVRELENVLERGVILSRADILTPDALPEKILGGSAAQAASSGATQPAANSMGTAVETAERDALVQALAAHGGHRERTAEALGISRRTLQYKLKKFGLTRDA, encoded by the coding sequence ATGAAACACATCCTGGTTGTCGACGACGAAAAGGCCTTGCGCCTCATGGTCCGCGCCGTGCTGGAAGACGCGGGCTGGCGGGTGACCGAGGCGGCGAGCGCGGAGGAAGCACTCAGCGCCCTGGCGAAACCGGAGGGCGCGACCGTCCGGGTCATCCTGCTGGACGTCGGCATGCCCGGCATGAGCGGGCACGACCTTCTGCCCCTTTTGCGCAAGGACCACTCCGGCATTCCCGTGGTCATGCTGACGGCCTTCGGCACCGTGGGGTCCGCCGTGGAAGCCATGAAAAACGGCGCCTTCGATTACCTGACCAAGCCCGCGGACAACGACGAGTTGGTAACCGTGGCGGAAAAAGCCCTGGAACAGGCCCGGCTCCTGCAGGAAAACACCATGCTGCGCGAGCGCGTCGCCGGAAGCGACCCCCTTGCGGCCCTGGTGGGCACCTCCTTCCCCATGCGGCGGGTGCACGAATTCATCCGCCAGGCCGGGCCGTCCGAGGCCACGGTCCTGATCCTGGGGGAATCCGGCACGGGCAAGGAGCTTATCGCGGATGCACTCCACGCCCTTTCCCCGCGCGCGCCGCACACCCTGGTCAAGATAAACTGCGCGGCCCTGCCGCCGCACCTGCTGGAAAGCGAGTTGTTCGGGTACGCCAAGGGCGCCTTTACCGGCGCGGTCAAGGACAAACCGGGCCGGTTCCAGCTGGCGGACAAGGGCACCATCTTCCTGGACGAGATCGGCGAAATGCCCGCCGAGGTGCAGGCAAAACTCCTGCGCGCCCTGCAGGAGAGGATCGTGGAGCCGCTCGGCTCTGTCAGGCCGGTTTCCGTGGACGTGCGGATCATCGCGGCCACCAACCGCGATCTGGTCCGCGCCGTGCGGGACGGCTCGTTCCGCGAGGACCTCTACTTCCGGCTCAACGTGCTGGAAATCGTGGCCCCGCCGCTGCGCGAGCGGCTGGAAGACCTGCCCGCCCTGGCGTCCGCCCTGCTGCAACGGCTGTGCAAAAAGAACCGCAAGGATATCCGGGGCATCAGCCCGGCGGCGCTGGAGGCCCTTGGCCGCTATGCCTGGCCCGGCAACGTGCGGGAGCTGGAAAACGTGCTGGAGCGCGGGGTTATCCTCAGCCGGGCGGACATTCTGACCCCCGACGCCCTGCCGGAGAAGATTCTCGGCGGAAGCGCCGCGCAGGCTGCCTCTTCTGGCGCGACGCAACCGGCCGCCAACTCCATGGGAACCGCCGTGGAAACCGCCGAACGCGACGCGCTCGTCCAGGCCCTCGCCGCCCACGGCGGGCACCGCGAGCGCACGGCGGAGGCCCTGGGCATCAGCCGCCGTACCTTGCAATACAAGCTGAAAAAGTTCGGTCTCACCCGCGACGCATAA
- a CDS encoding putative membrane protein (Evidence 3 : Function proposed based on presence of conserved amino acid motif, structural feature or limited homology): MLYWMHPLWQGATTALALYVLFLGWQRFTVLHLGRKGNFPWKRHVLLGSVALAAWCFGAAGGLAVARLEWGVFFLMETHAAVGLVFVALAVFGYCSGRRLDRVKKRRFWLPLLHGANNCFLVILAFAQAWTGWAFL, encoded by the coding sequence ATGCTGTATTGGATGCATCCCCTCTGGCAGGGGGCAACCACCGCGCTCGCCCTGTACGTTCTGTTTCTCGGCTGGCAGCGGTTCACCGTGCTCCACCTGGGACGCAAGGGCAATTTCCCCTGGAAGCGCCACGTGCTGCTGGGCTCGGTCGCGCTCGCGGCCTGGTGCTTTGGCGCGGCGGGCGGGCTGGCGGTCGCCCGTCTGGAATGGGGCGTGTTTTTCCTGATGGAGACTCACGCCGCCGTCGGGCTTGTGTTCGTGGCGCTGGCCGTGTTCGGCTATTGTTCCGGACGCAGGCTCGACCGGGTCAAAAAACGCCGCTTCTGGCTGCCGCTCTTGCATGGCGCGAACAATTGCTTCCTCGTCATCCTGGCCTTTGCCCAGGCCTGGACCGGCTGGGCTTTTCTGTAA
- a CDS encoding Cytochrome c-553: MKRHIWAVFFCGLFFMGLVSSGTAADGGELYSRCVRCHGEDGTKKADHVLKGQKPDALVAKLKGYADGSYGGANKAVMHKVAADMSEAEMQAVAAHIGTFLPAAK, from the coding sequence ATGAAACGCCATATCTGGGCTGTGTTTTTTTGCGGTCTCTTTTTCATGGGGCTGGTGTCCTCCGGCACGGCGGCGGACGGCGGGGAGCTGTATTCCCGCTGCGTGCGCTGTCACGGCGAGGACGGGACCAAAAAAGCGGATCACGTCTTGAAGGGGCAGAAGCCCGACGCCCTGGTCGCCAAGCTGAAAGGCTATGCGGACGGCAGTTACGGCGGCGCGAACAAGGCCGTCATGCACAAGGTGGCCGCGGACATGAGTGAAGCGGAAATGCAGGCCGTGGCCGCGCATATCGGCACGTTTTTGCCGGCGGCGAAATAA
- a CDS encoding Site-specific recombinase, phage integrase family — MSRSNTLTDTAIRGVKPTDKPQKLFDGNGLFLFVAPSGAKSWRVKYRFQGREKLLTLGTYPQLSLKEAREACADAKKRLSGGIDPSMEKKVKARSVQTTFEFVAREWHENQKPIWTEGYAKDVMERIDKNVFPSLGTRPIGEITPPELLAVLRRIEGRGAVDQAHRVRSICSLIFRYAIATGRAERDTAADLRGALKTRAHTPRAAITEPKAIGGLLRAIDDFPGTFIVKSGLQLLALTFLRPSEVRLGEWSEIDFAEKVWRIPTKRMKMRLDHMVPLSTQALEILHQLHELTGEGRLIFPGLRSPLAPISDATFIAALRRMGYDKDEMTAHGFRAMASTLLNEQGYSADVIEKQLAHNPKDKIRGVYNRAEYLPERRKMMQEWADCLTALRDNATA, encoded by the coding sequence ATGTCCCGATCCAATACTCTCACTGACACCGCAATTCGCGGCGTAAAGCCCACAGACAAGCCCCAAAAACTCTTTGACGGCAACGGCCTCTTTCTTTTCGTCGCTCCAAGCGGCGCGAAAAGCTGGCGCGTGAAGTACCGTTTTCAAGGCCGAGAAAAGCTGCTGACCCTCGGCACATACCCCCAACTTTCCCTGAAAGAAGCGCGGGAAGCCTGTGCTGACGCCAAAAAACGGTTGAGCGGGGGTATTGACCCCTCAATGGAAAAGAAGGTTAAGGCCCGGAGCGTTCAGACCACCTTTGAGTTCGTTGCGCGGGAATGGCACGAAAACCAGAAACCCATCTGGACGGAAGGTTACGCCAAAGACGTGATGGAGCGCATCGACAAGAACGTGTTCCCTTCACTCGGTACGCGCCCCATCGGAGAAATCACCCCACCTGAACTGTTGGCCGTGCTGCGCCGCATCGAGGGACGCGGAGCCGTTGACCAAGCCCATCGGGTGCGGAGCATTTGTTCCCTGATTTTTCGTTACGCTATTGCCACTGGCAGAGCCGAACGCGATACCGCCGCCGACTTGCGCGGCGCTCTCAAAACCCGCGCTCATACCCCACGCGCCGCCATTACCGAGCCGAAAGCTATTGGCGGACTGCTGCGGGCCATTGATGATTTCCCCGGCACTTTTATTGTCAAATCGGGCTTGCAACTGCTGGCCCTGACTTTCCTGCGTCCGAGCGAAGTACGCCTGGGCGAATGGTCGGAAATCGACTTTGCCGAAAAAGTCTGGCGCATCCCTACCAAGCGCATGAAAATGCGGCTCGATCACATGGTGCCTCTTTCCACACAGGCGTTGGAAATCCTACACCAGCTCCATGAACTGACCGGCGAGGGGCGTTTGATATTCCCCGGCCTGCGCTCTCCCCTCGCTCCCATCAGTGACGCTACCTTTATCGCCGCCCTGCGCCGCATGGGGTATGACAAGGATGAAATGACCGCCCACGGCTTCCGGGCAATGGCGTCCACGCTGCTCAATGAACAGGGGTATTCGGCTGACGTGATTGAAAAGCAGCTTGCCCACAATCCCAAGGACAAAATACGGGGCGTCTACAACCGCGCCGAATATTTGCCGGAACGCCGGAAGATGATGCAGGAATGGGCGGACTGTCTTACAGCCTTGCGCGACAACGCTACGGCGTAA
- a CDS encoding conserved hypothetical protein (Evidence 4 : Homologs of previously reported genes of unknown function) yields MSERQFDTMKNDSVETKEIAVSIGERPEDAQITVTDTGWGAEEKERMRSFGYDGLDMVRAWYS; encoded by the coding sequence ATGTCTGAACGCCAATTCGATACGATGAAAAATGATTCTGTCGAAACAAAAGAAATTGCCGTTTCCATCGGGGAAAGACCGGAAGATGCCCAAATCACCGTCACCGATACCGGCTGGGGCGCGGAAGAGAAAGAGCGTATGAGGAGTTTCGGCTACGACGGTCTTGATATGGTCAGGGCATGGTATAGCTGA
- a CDS encoding conserved hypothetical protein (Evidence 4 : Homologs of previously reported genes of unknown function): MLDSEKISLGRVREGYGLTGNEIEKIILALWPDNLFPVELWRRAHETYWRGFADSNQAVYKIESPALPEVDLSAKYFHAHLCALDMMAFFRKLSLNIQASALREGLHFILEESYENIDAIFPEEREFLLSTLARLETTDVFEQYSQSSELFEEKILTLSISSYHFISQIFSDSILVDKVAVIRFLRNYPLLREVKGITHALVKETLDSTPDADISILQPQVQDTATPSTGSKKDIGLIRLKSAFDKKYGHGFQSRSRKRSSKRRNHHVHEFCLSCHGPVGLRVCASEI; encoded by the coding sequence ATGCTGGACTCAGAAAAAATATCACTTGGCAGAGTACGCGAAGGCTATGGCCTGACCGGAAATGAAATCGAAAAAATCATTCTGGCACTTTGGCCCGATAATCTATTTCCCGTGGAATTATGGCGCAGGGCGCATGAAACTTACTGGCGCGGTTTTGCCGACAGCAATCAAGCTGTATACAAAATTGAAAGCCCCGCCCTGCCGGAAGTAGATTTGTCGGCAAAATACTTTCATGCCCATTTGTGCGCTCTTGATATGATGGCTTTTTTCCGAAAACTTTCTTTGAATATTCAAGCCAGCGCCTTGCGGGAGGGGCTTCATTTCATCTTGGAAGAATCATACGAGAACATTGATGCCATTTTTCCAGAGGAAAGGGAGTTTTTGCTCAGCACTCTGGCGCGGCTGGAAACAACAGACGTTTTTGAGCAATATTCACAGTCCTCCGAGTTGTTTGAAGAAAAAATACTTACACTCTCAATTTCAAGTTACCATTTTATCAGCCAGATTTTTTCAGACAGCATACTTGTGGATAAGGTTGCCGTTATCCGCTTCCTTCGCAACTATCCTTTGCTCCGAGAGGTGAAGGGCATTACTCATGCCCTTGTGAAGGAAACTCTTGATTCAACACCGGATGCGGACATCTCCATATTACAGCCACAAGTACAGGACACAGCCACGCCCTCCACCGGCAGCAAGAAAGATATTGGGCTCATCCGGTTGAAGAGTGCTTTTGACAAAAAATATGGACATGGGTTCCAATCGAGATCACGCAAACGATCATCGAAAAGGCGGAATCACCATGTCCACGAGTTTTGTTTATCATGCCATGGGCCTGTCGGGCTACGAGTATGTGCATCAGAAATTTGA